The following proteins are co-located in the Pan troglodytes isolate AG18354 chromosome 5, NHGRI_mPanTro3-v2.0_pri, whole genome shotgun sequence genome:
- the BRPF3 gene encoding bromodomain and PHD finger-containing protein 3 isoform X5 — protein sequence MGSRLSAPLIRWRSLSLSEGRTPRQAVSGLSPQFPGAMRKPRRKSRQNAEGRRSPSPYSLKCSPTRETLTYAQAQRIVEVDIDGRLHRISIYDPLKIITEDELTAQDITECNSNKENSEQPQFPGKSKKPSSKGKKKESCSKHASGTSFHLPQPSFRMVDSGIQPEAPPLPAAYYRYIEKPPEDLDAEVEYDMDEEDLAWLDMVNEKRRVDGHSLVSADTFELLVDRLEKESYLESRSSGAQQSLIDEDAFCCVCLDDECHNSNVILFCDICNLAVHQECYGVPYIPEGQWLCRCCLQSPSRPVDCVLCPNKGGAFKQTSDGHWAHVVCAIWIPEVCFANTVFLEPIEGIDNIPPARWKLTCYICKQKGLGAAIQCHKVNCYTAFHVTCAQRAGLFMKIEPMRETSLNGTIFTVRKTAYCEAHSPPGAATARRKGDSPRSISETGDEEGLKEGDGEEEEEEEVEEEEQEAQGGVSGPLKGVPKKSKMSLKQKIKKESEEAGQDTPSTLPMLAVPQIPSYRLNKICSGLSFQRKNQFMQRLHNYWLLKRQARNGVPLIRRLHSHLQSQRNAEQREQDEKTSAVKEELKYWQKLRHDLERARLLIELIRKREKLKREQVKVQQAAMELELMPFNVLLRTTLDLLQEKDPAHIFAEPVNLSEVPDYLEFISKPMDFSTMRRKLESHLYRTLEEFEEDFNLIVTNCMKYNAKDTIFHRAAVRLRDLGGAILRHARRQAENIGYDPERGTHLPESPKLEDFYRFSWEDVDNILIPENRAHLSPEVQLKELLEKLDLVSAMRSSGARTRRVRLLRREINALRQKLAQPLPPQPPSLNKTVSNGELPAGPQGDAAVLEQALQEEPEDDGDRDDSKLPPPPTLEPTGPAPSLSEQESPPEPPTLKPINDSKPPSRFLKPRKVEEDELLEKSPLQLGNEPLQRLLSDNGINRLSLMAPDTPAGTPLSGVGRRTSVLFKKAKNGVKLQRSPDRVLENGEDHGVAGSPASPASIEEERHSRKRPRSRSCSESEGERSPQQEEETGMTNGFGKHTESGSDSECSLGLSGGLAFEACSGLTPPKRSRGKPALSRVPFLEGVNGDSDYNGSDHRSQDAPGGPPAQWRSHPCPPAGRAEAGRAETGRGWREALPCPLL from the exons ATGGGTTCTCGCCTCTCCGCCCCGCTCATTCGCTGGCGCTCGCTTTCTCTGTCTGAGGGTCGGACTCCACGTCAGGCTGTCTCTG GCCTGTCCCCTCAGTTCCCAGGTGCCATGAGGAAGCCTCGTCGGAAGTCCCGGCAGAATGCCGAGGGCCGGCGTTCCCCGTCCCCCTACAGTCTCAAGTGCTCACCCACCCGGGAGACCCTGACATATGCCCAGGCCCAGCGGATTGTCGAGGTAGACATTGATGGACGCCTGCATCGTATCAGCATCTATGACCCACTCAAAATCATCACTGAGGATGAGCTAACTGCCCAGGATATCACCGAATGCAATAGTAACAAGGAAAACAGTGAACAGCCTCAGTTCCCTGGCAAGTCCAAGAAACCCTCATCCAAGggcaaaaagaaggaatcctGCTCCAAGCATGCATCTGGTACTTCCTTCCACCTCCCACAGCCCAGCTTCCGTATGGTGGACTCAGGCATCCAGCCAGAAGCACCCCCGCTGCCTGCTGCCTACTATCGCTACATTGAGAAGCCACCTGAAGACCTGGATGCAGAGGTAGAGTATGACATGGATGAGGAGGACCTTGCCTGGCTGGACATGGTGAATGAAAAACGGCGAGTAGATGGGCACAGTTTGGTGTCTGCAGATACCTTTGAGCTGCTGGTAGACCGGCTTGAGAAAGAGTCATACTTGGAGAGTCGCAGCAGTGGGGCCCAACAGTCACTCATCGATGAAGACGCTTTCTGCTGTGTGTGCCTGGATGATGAATGTCACAATAGCAATGTTATTCTCTTCTGTGACATCTGCAACCTGGCTGTACACCAGGAGTGCTATGGCGTCCCATACATCCCTGAGGGCCAGTGGCTATGCCGCTGCTGCCTGCAGTCTCCCTCCCGGCCTGTGGATTGCGTCCTTTGCCCCAATAAGGGTGGCGCCTTCAAACAGACCAGTGATGGGCACTGGGCCCATGTGGTGTGTGCCATCTGGATCCCTGAAGTCTGCTTTGCTAACACCGTATTCTTGGAACCTATTGAGGGCATTGACAATATCCCGCCTGCCCGCTGGAAACTAACCTGCTATATCTGCAAGCAGAAAGGGCTAGGTGCAGCCATCCAGTGCCATAAGGTGAACTGCTACACAGCATTCCATGTGACATGTGCACAGCGGGCTGGGCTCTTCATGAAGATTGAGCCCATGCGCGAAACCAGCCTCAATGGCACCATCTTTACAGTGCGCAAGACTGCCTACTGTGAGGCCCACTCGCCACCAGGTGCGGCCACTGCTAGGAGGAAGGGCGACTCCCCTAGAAGCATCAGTGAGACTGGCGATGAGGAAGGGCTGAAGGAGGGtgatggagaggaggaagaagaggaagaggtggaggaagaggagcaggaagCCCAAGGCGGGGTGAGTGGCCCCCTCAAGGGAGTGCCCAAGAAAAGCAAGATGAGTTTGAAGCAGAAGATCAAGAAGGAGTCAGAGGAAGCAGGCCAAGACACACCCTCCACTCTCCCCATGCTCGCTGTCCCACAGATACCCTCTTACAG GTTGAACAAGATCTGTAGTGGTCTCTCCTTTCAGAGGAAAAACCAGTTTATGCAGCGGCTTCACAACTATTGGCTGTTGAAGCGGCAGGCACGGAATGGTGTCCCTCTTATCCGGCGCTTGCACTCCCATCTGCAGTCCCAAAGAAACGCTGAGCAG CGAGAGCAGGATGAGAAGACAAGTGCAGTGAAGGAGGAGCTGAAGTATTGGCAGAAGCTCCGGCATGACTTGGAGCGGGCGCGGCTGCTGATTGAGCTGATTCGGAAGAGAGAGAAGCTCAAACGAGAGCAG GTCAAAGTCCAGCAGGCTGCCATGGAGCTGGAGCTGATGCCATTCAATGTTCTGTTGAGGACAACACTGGACCTGCTGCAGGAGAAGGATCCTGCACACATCTTCGCAGAACCAGTCAACTTGAGTGAG GTTCCAGATTACCTGGAATTCATATCCAAGCCAATGGATTTTTCTACTATGAGGCGGAAGCTGGAGTCCCACCTGTACCGCACCTTGGAGGAGTTTGAGGAGGACTTTAACCTTATAGTTACCAACTGCATGAAGTATAATGCTAAAGACACAATTTTCCACCGAGCAGCTGTCCGCCTGCGGGACCTGGGAGGGGCCATCCTACGGCACGCCCGGCGGCAGGCAGAGAACATCGGCTATGACCCCGAGAGGGGCACTCACCTGCCCGAGTCACCCAAATTGGAAGACTTTTACCGCTTCTCCTGGGAAGACG TGGACAACATCCTCATCCCAGAGAACCGGGCGCATTTGTCCCCAGAGGTGCAGCTGAAGGAGCTGCTGGAGAAACTGGACCTGGTGAGCGCCATGCGGTCCAGTGGGGCCCGCACCCGCCGTGTCCGCCTGCTACGCCGGGAGATCAATGCCCTTCGGCAGAAGCTGGCACAGCCACTACCACCACAGCCACCATCACTCAACAAGACAGTATCCAATGGGGAGCTGCCAGCAGGGCCCCAGGGGGATGCAGCTGTGCTGGAGCAGGCCTTGCAGGAGGAGCCAGAAGACGATGGGGACAGAG aTGACTCCAAACTGCCTCCTCCGCCAACCCTGGAGCCCACTGGGCCTGCACCTTCCTTGTCTGAGCAAGAATCCCCCCCGGAGCCCCCTACTCTGAAACCCATTAATGATAGCAAACCTCCAAGCAGGTTCCTAAAGCCCAGAAAGGTGGAAGAAGATGAGCTCTTGGAAAAATCACCACTGCAGCTAGGGAATGAGCCTTTGCAACGCTTGCTCAGTGACAATGGCATCAACAGACTATCCCTCATGGCCCCTGACACCCCGGCCGGTACCCCACTTAGTGGTGTGGGTCGCCGCACATCAGTCCTCTTCAAGAAGGCCAAGAATGGGGTTAAGCTACAGAGAAGCCCAGACAGGGTCCTGGAGAATGGCGAGGACCATGGTGTGGCAGGCTCTCCTGCCTCTCCAGCCAGCATCGAGGAAGAGCGCCACTCCCGGAAGCGGCCAAGGAGCAGGAGCTGTAGTGAGAGCGAAGGGGAGAGGTCCCCccagcaggaggaagagacag GCATGACCAACGGCTTTGGAAAACACACCGAAAGCGGGTCTGACTCTGAATGTAGTTTGGGTCTCAGTGGTGGACTGGCATTTGAAGCTTGCAG TGGTCTGACGCCCCCCAAACGCAGCCGTGGGAAGCCAGCCCTGTCTCGAGTGCCCTTCCTGGAAGGTGTGAACGGAGACTCTGACTACAATGGCTCAG ATCATCGATCCCAAGATGCCCCGGGAGGGCCTCCTGCACAATGGCGTTCCCATCCCTGTCCCCCCGCTGGACGTGCTGAAGCTGGGAGAGCagaaacaggcagaggctggagagaagctctTCCTTGTCCTCTTCTTTGA
- the BRPF3 gene encoding bromodomain and PHD finger-containing protein 3 isoform X6: protein MGSRLSAPLIRWRSLSLSEGRTPRQAVSGLSPQFPGAMRKPRRKSRQNAEGRRSPSPYSLKCSPTRETLTYAQAQRIVEVDIDGRLHRISIYDPLKIITEDELTAQDITECNSNKENSEQPQFPGKSKKPSSKGKKKESCSKHASGTSFHLPQPSFRMVDSGIQPEAPPLPAAYYRYIEKPPEDLDAEVEYDMDEEDLAWLDMVNEKRRVDGHSLVSADTFELLVDRLEKESYLESRSSGAQQSLIDEDAFCCVCLDDECHNSNVILFCDICNLAVHQECYGVPYIPEGQWLCRCCLQSPSRPVDCVLCPNKGGAFKQTSDGHWAHVVCAIWIPEVCFANTVFLEPIEGIDNIPPARWKLTCYICKQKGLGAAIQCHKVNCYTAFHVTCAQRAGLFMKIEPMRETSLNGTIFTVRKTAYCEAHSPPGAATARRKGDSPRSISETGDEEGLKEGDGEEEEEEEVEEEEQEAQGGVSGPLKGVPKKSKMSLKQKIKKESEEAGQDTPSTLPMLAVPQIPSYRLNKICSGLSFQRKNQFMQRLHNYWLLKRQARNGVPLIRRLHSHLQSQRNAEQREQDEKTSAVKEELKYWQKLRHDLERARLLIELIRKREKLKREQVKVQQAAMELELMPFNVLLRTTLDLLQEKDPAHIFAEPVNLSEVPDYLEFISKPMDFSTMRRKLESHLYRTLEEFEEDFNLIVTNCMKYNAKDTIFHRAAVRLRDLGGAILRHARRQAENIGYDPERGTHLPESPKLEDFYRFSWEDVDNILIPENRAHLSPEVQLKELLEKLDLVSAMRSSGARTRRVRLLRREINALRQKLAQPLPPQPPSLNKTVSNGELPAGPQGDAAVLEQALQEEPEDDGDRDDSKLPPPPTLEPTGPAPSLSEQESPPEPPTLKPINDSKPPSRFLKPRKVEEDELLEKSPLQLGNEPLQRLLSDNGINRLSLMAPDTPAGTPLSGVGRRTSVLFKKAKNGVKLQRSPDRVLENGEDHGVAGSPASPASIEEERHSRKRPRSRSCSESEGERSPQQEEETGMTNGFGKHTESGSDSECSLGLSGGLAFEACRQWLPRDKVLPLGVEDTVDKLKMLEGRKTSIRKSVQVAYDRAMIHLSRVRGPHSFVTSSYL from the exons ATGGGTTCTCGCCTCTCCGCCCCGCTCATTCGCTGGCGCTCGCTTTCTCTGTCTGAGGGTCGGACTCCACGTCAGGCTGTCTCTG GCCTGTCCCCTCAGTTCCCAGGTGCCATGAGGAAGCCTCGTCGGAAGTCCCGGCAGAATGCCGAGGGCCGGCGTTCCCCGTCCCCCTACAGTCTCAAGTGCTCACCCACCCGGGAGACCCTGACATATGCCCAGGCCCAGCGGATTGTCGAGGTAGACATTGATGGACGCCTGCATCGTATCAGCATCTATGACCCACTCAAAATCATCACTGAGGATGAGCTAACTGCCCAGGATATCACCGAATGCAATAGTAACAAGGAAAACAGTGAACAGCCTCAGTTCCCTGGCAAGTCCAAGAAACCCTCATCCAAGggcaaaaagaaggaatcctGCTCCAAGCATGCATCTGGTACTTCCTTCCACCTCCCACAGCCCAGCTTCCGTATGGTGGACTCAGGCATCCAGCCAGAAGCACCCCCGCTGCCTGCTGCCTACTATCGCTACATTGAGAAGCCACCTGAAGACCTGGATGCAGAGGTAGAGTATGACATGGATGAGGAGGACCTTGCCTGGCTGGACATGGTGAATGAAAAACGGCGAGTAGATGGGCACAGTTTGGTGTCTGCAGATACCTTTGAGCTGCTGGTAGACCGGCTTGAGAAAGAGTCATACTTGGAGAGTCGCAGCAGTGGGGCCCAACAGTCACTCATCGATGAAGACGCTTTCTGCTGTGTGTGCCTGGATGATGAATGTCACAATAGCAATGTTATTCTCTTCTGTGACATCTGCAACCTGGCTGTACACCAGGAGTGCTATGGCGTCCCATACATCCCTGAGGGCCAGTGGCTATGCCGCTGCTGCCTGCAGTCTCCCTCCCGGCCTGTGGATTGCGTCCTTTGCCCCAATAAGGGTGGCGCCTTCAAACAGACCAGTGATGGGCACTGGGCCCATGTGGTGTGTGCCATCTGGATCCCTGAAGTCTGCTTTGCTAACACCGTATTCTTGGAACCTATTGAGGGCATTGACAATATCCCGCCTGCCCGCTGGAAACTAACCTGCTATATCTGCAAGCAGAAAGGGCTAGGTGCAGCCATCCAGTGCCATAAGGTGAACTGCTACACAGCATTCCATGTGACATGTGCACAGCGGGCTGGGCTCTTCATGAAGATTGAGCCCATGCGCGAAACCAGCCTCAATGGCACCATCTTTACAGTGCGCAAGACTGCCTACTGTGAGGCCCACTCGCCACCAGGTGCGGCCACTGCTAGGAGGAAGGGCGACTCCCCTAGAAGCATCAGTGAGACTGGCGATGAGGAAGGGCTGAAGGAGGGtgatggagaggaggaagaagaggaagaggtggaggaagaggagcaggaagCCCAAGGCGGGGTGAGTGGCCCCCTCAAGGGAGTGCCCAAGAAAAGCAAGATGAGTTTGAAGCAGAAGATCAAGAAGGAGTCAGAGGAAGCAGGCCAAGACACACCCTCCACTCTCCCCATGCTCGCTGTCCCACAGATACCCTCTTACAG GTTGAACAAGATCTGTAGTGGTCTCTCCTTTCAGAGGAAAAACCAGTTTATGCAGCGGCTTCACAACTATTGGCTGTTGAAGCGGCAGGCACGGAATGGTGTCCCTCTTATCCGGCGCTTGCACTCCCATCTGCAGTCCCAAAGAAACGCTGAGCAG CGAGAGCAGGATGAGAAGACAAGTGCAGTGAAGGAGGAGCTGAAGTATTGGCAGAAGCTCCGGCATGACTTGGAGCGGGCGCGGCTGCTGATTGAGCTGATTCGGAAGAGAGAGAAGCTCAAACGAGAGCAG GTCAAAGTCCAGCAGGCTGCCATGGAGCTGGAGCTGATGCCATTCAATGTTCTGTTGAGGACAACACTGGACCTGCTGCAGGAGAAGGATCCTGCACACATCTTCGCAGAACCAGTCAACTTGAGTGAG GTTCCAGATTACCTGGAATTCATATCCAAGCCAATGGATTTTTCTACTATGAGGCGGAAGCTGGAGTCCCACCTGTACCGCACCTTGGAGGAGTTTGAGGAGGACTTTAACCTTATAGTTACCAACTGCATGAAGTATAATGCTAAAGACACAATTTTCCACCGAGCAGCTGTCCGCCTGCGGGACCTGGGAGGGGCCATCCTACGGCACGCCCGGCGGCAGGCAGAGAACATCGGCTATGACCCCGAGAGGGGCACTCACCTGCCCGAGTCACCCAAATTGGAAGACTTTTACCGCTTCTCCTGGGAAGACG TGGACAACATCCTCATCCCAGAGAACCGGGCGCATTTGTCCCCAGAGGTGCAGCTGAAGGAGCTGCTGGAGAAACTGGACCTGGTGAGCGCCATGCGGTCCAGTGGGGCCCGCACCCGCCGTGTCCGCCTGCTACGCCGGGAGATCAATGCCCTTCGGCAGAAGCTGGCACAGCCACTACCACCACAGCCACCATCACTCAACAAGACAGTATCCAATGGGGAGCTGCCAGCAGGGCCCCAGGGGGATGCAGCTGTGCTGGAGCAGGCCTTGCAGGAGGAGCCAGAAGACGATGGGGACAGAG aTGACTCCAAACTGCCTCCTCCGCCAACCCTGGAGCCCACTGGGCCTGCACCTTCCTTGTCTGAGCAAGAATCCCCCCCGGAGCCCCCTACTCTGAAACCCATTAATGATAGCAAACCTCCAAGCAGGTTCCTAAAGCCCAGAAAGGTGGAAGAAGATGAGCTCTTGGAAAAATCACCACTGCAGCTAGGGAATGAGCCTTTGCAACGCTTGCTCAGTGACAATGGCATCAACAGACTATCCCTCATGGCCCCTGACACCCCGGCCGGTACCCCACTTAGTGGTGTGGGTCGCCGCACATCAGTCCTCTTCAAGAAGGCCAAGAATGGGGTTAAGCTACAGAGAAGCCCAGACAGGGTCCTGGAGAATGGCGAGGACCATGGTGTGGCAGGCTCTCCTGCCTCTCCAGCCAGCATCGAGGAAGAGCGCCACTCCCGGAAGCGGCCAAGGAGCAGGAGCTGTAGTGAGAGCGAAGGGGAGAGGTCCCCccagcaggaggaagagacag GCATGACCAACGGCTTTGGAAAACACACCGAAAGCGGGTCTGACTCTGAATGTAGTTTGGGTCTCAGTGGTGGACTGGCATTTGAAGCTTGCAG GCAGTGGCTTCCAAGGGACAAAGTCCTGCCCTTGGGTGTGGAAGACACCGTGGACAAGCTCAAGATGCTGGAAGGCCGCAAGACCAGCATCCGCAAGTCAGTGCAGGTGGCCTATGACCGTGCGATGATCCACCTGAGCAGAGTCCGGGGGCCCCACTCCTTCGTCACTTCTAGCTACCTGtaa
- the BRPF3 gene encoding bromodomain and PHD finger-containing protein 3 isoform X8 produces the protein MGSRLSAPLIRWRSLSLSEGRTPRQAVSGLSPQFPGAMRKPRRKSRQNAEGRRSPSPYSLKCSPTRETLTYAQAQRIVEVDIDGRLHRISIYDPLKIITEDELTAQDITECNSNKENSEQPQFPGKSKKPSSKGKKKESCSKHASGTSFHLPQPSFRMVDSGIQPEAPPLPAAYYRYIEKPPEDLDAEVEYDMDEEDLAWLDMVNEKRRVDGHSLVSADTFELLVDRLEKESYLESRSSGAQQSLIDEDAFCCVCLDDECHNSNVILFCDICNLAVHQECYGVPYIPEGQWLCRCCLQSPSRPVDCVLCPNKGGAFKQTSDGHWAHVVCAIWIPEVCFANTVFLEPIEGIDNIPPARWKLTCYICKQKGLGAAIQCHKVNCYTAFHVTCAQRAGLFMKIEPMRETSLNGTIFTVRKTAYCEAHSPPGAATARRKGDSPRSISETGDEEGLKEGDGEEEEEEEVEEEEQEAQGGVSGPLKGVPKKSKMSLKQKIKKESEEAGQDTPSTLPMLAVPQIPSYRLNKICSGLSFQRKNQFMQRLHNYWLLKRQARNGVPLIRRLHSHLQSQRNAEQREQDEKTSAVKEELKYWQKLRHDLERARLLIELIRKREKLKREQVKVQQAAMELELMPFNVLLRTTLDLLQEKDPAHIFAEPVNLSEVPDYLEFISKPMDFSTMRRKLESHLYRTLEEFEEDFNLIVTNCMKYNAKDTIFHRAAVRLRDLGGAILRHARRQAENIGYDPERGTHLPESPKLEDFYRFSWEDGMTNGFGKHTESGSDSECSLGLSGGLAFEACSGLTPPKRSRGKPALSRVPFLEGVNGDSDYNGSGRSLLLPFEDRGDLEPLELVWAKCRGYPSYPALIIDPKMPREGLLHNGVPIPVPPLDVLKLGEQKQAEAGEKLFLVLFFDNKRTWQWLPRDKVLPLGVEDTVDKLKMLEGRKTSIRKSVQVAYDRAMIHLSRVRGPHSFVTSSYL, from the exons ATGGGTTCTCGCCTCTCCGCCCCGCTCATTCGCTGGCGCTCGCTTTCTCTGTCTGAGGGTCGGACTCCACGTCAGGCTGTCTCTG GCCTGTCCCCTCAGTTCCCAGGTGCCATGAGGAAGCCTCGTCGGAAGTCCCGGCAGAATGCCGAGGGCCGGCGTTCCCCGTCCCCCTACAGTCTCAAGTGCTCACCCACCCGGGAGACCCTGACATATGCCCAGGCCCAGCGGATTGTCGAGGTAGACATTGATGGACGCCTGCATCGTATCAGCATCTATGACCCACTCAAAATCATCACTGAGGATGAGCTAACTGCCCAGGATATCACCGAATGCAATAGTAACAAGGAAAACAGTGAACAGCCTCAGTTCCCTGGCAAGTCCAAGAAACCCTCATCCAAGggcaaaaagaaggaatcctGCTCCAAGCATGCATCTGGTACTTCCTTCCACCTCCCACAGCCCAGCTTCCGTATGGTGGACTCAGGCATCCAGCCAGAAGCACCCCCGCTGCCTGCTGCCTACTATCGCTACATTGAGAAGCCACCTGAAGACCTGGATGCAGAGGTAGAGTATGACATGGATGAGGAGGACCTTGCCTGGCTGGACATGGTGAATGAAAAACGGCGAGTAGATGGGCACAGTTTGGTGTCTGCAGATACCTTTGAGCTGCTGGTAGACCGGCTTGAGAAAGAGTCATACTTGGAGAGTCGCAGCAGTGGGGCCCAACAGTCACTCATCGATGAAGACGCTTTCTGCTGTGTGTGCCTGGATGATGAATGTCACAATAGCAATGTTATTCTCTTCTGTGACATCTGCAACCTGGCTGTACACCAGGAGTGCTATGGCGTCCCATACATCCCTGAGGGCCAGTGGCTATGCCGCTGCTGCCTGCAGTCTCCCTCCCGGCCTGTGGATTGCGTCCTTTGCCCCAATAAGGGTGGCGCCTTCAAACAGACCAGTGATGGGCACTGGGCCCATGTGGTGTGTGCCATCTGGATCCCTGAAGTCTGCTTTGCTAACACCGTATTCTTGGAACCTATTGAGGGCATTGACAATATCCCGCCTGCCCGCTGGAAACTAACCTGCTATATCTGCAAGCAGAAAGGGCTAGGTGCAGCCATCCAGTGCCATAAGGTGAACTGCTACACAGCATTCCATGTGACATGTGCACAGCGGGCTGGGCTCTTCATGAAGATTGAGCCCATGCGCGAAACCAGCCTCAATGGCACCATCTTTACAGTGCGCAAGACTGCCTACTGTGAGGCCCACTCGCCACCAGGTGCGGCCACTGCTAGGAGGAAGGGCGACTCCCCTAGAAGCATCAGTGAGACTGGCGATGAGGAAGGGCTGAAGGAGGGtgatggagaggaggaagaagaggaagaggtggaggaagaggagcaggaagCCCAAGGCGGGGTGAGTGGCCCCCTCAAGGGAGTGCCCAAGAAAAGCAAGATGAGTTTGAAGCAGAAGATCAAGAAGGAGTCAGAGGAAGCAGGCCAAGACACACCCTCCACTCTCCCCATGCTCGCTGTCCCACAGATACCCTCTTACAG GTTGAACAAGATCTGTAGTGGTCTCTCCTTTCAGAGGAAAAACCAGTTTATGCAGCGGCTTCACAACTATTGGCTGTTGAAGCGGCAGGCACGGAATGGTGTCCCTCTTATCCGGCGCTTGCACTCCCATCTGCAGTCCCAAAGAAACGCTGAGCAG CGAGAGCAGGATGAGAAGACAAGTGCAGTGAAGGAGGAGCTGAAGTATTGGCAGAAGCTCCGGCATGACTTGGAGCGGGCGCGGCTGCTGATTGAGCTGATTCGGAAGAGAGAGAAGCTCAAACGAGAGCAG GTCAAAGTCCAGCAGGCTGCCATGGAGCTGGAGCTGATGCCATTCAATGTTCTGTTGAGGACAACACTGGACCTGCTGCAGGAGAAGGATCCTGCACACATCTTCGCAGAACCAGTCAACTTGAGTGAG GTTCCAGATTACCTGGAATTCATATCCAAGCCAATGGATTTTTCTACTATGAGGCGGAAGCTGGAGTCCCACCTGTACCGCACCTTGGAGGAGTTTGAGGAGGACTTTAACCTTATAGTTACCAACTGCATGAAGTATAATGCTAAAGACACAATTTTCCACCGAGCAGCTGTCCGCCTGCGGGACCTGGGAGGGGCCATCCTACGGCACGCCCGGCGGCAGGCAGAGAACATCGGCTATGACCCCGAGAGGGGCACTCACCTGCCCGAGTCACCCAAATTGGAAGACTTTTACCGCTTCTCCTGGGAAGACG GCATGACCAACGGCTTTGGAAAACACACCGAAAGCGGGTCTGACTCTGAATGTAGTTTGGGTCTCAGTGGTGGACTGGCATTTGAAGCTTGCAG TGGTCTGACGCCCCCCAAACGCAGCCGTGGGAAGCCAGCCCTGTCTCGAGTGCCCTTCCTGGAAGGTGTGAACGGAGACTCTGACTACAATGGCTCAG gcagaagcctcctgCTGCCCTTTGAAGACCGCGGAGACCTGGAGCCCTTGGAGCTGGTGTGGGCCAAGTGCCGAGGCTACCCCTCCTACCCTGCCTTG ATCATCGATCCCAAGATGCCCCGGGAGGGCCTCCTGCACAATGGCGTTCCCATCCCTGTCCCCCCGCTGGACGTGCTGAAGCTGGGAGAGCagaaacaggcagaggctggagagaagctctTCCTTGTCCTCTTCTTTGACAACAAGCGCACCTG GCAGTGGCTTCCAAGGGACAAAGTCCTGCCCTTGGGTGTGGAAGACACCGTGGACAAGCTCAAGATGCTGGAAGGCCGCAAGACCAGCATCCGCAAGTCAGTGCAGGTGGCCTATGACCGTGCGATGATCCACCTGAGCAGAGTCCGGGGGCCCCACTCCTTCGTCACTTCTAGCTACCTGtaa